From one Montipora capricornis isolate CH-2021 chromosome 10, ASM3666992v2, whole genome shotgun sequence genomic stretch:
- the LOC138021246 gene encoding uncharacterized protein produces the protein MNLPEHSKAELLSWINNIAQSQRLLLTSNPDLILTTDASLLGWGAVLNGMATGGHWSAEEQGFHINYLEMKALSLGLKSLCPNAHDTHICVQSDNTTTVTYINAMGGVKSETCNDMALQIWEWCIARQIWLSARHIPGSQNIQVDTVSRALAIVKRSVSIHS, from the coding sequence ATGAACCTACCTGAACATTCCAAGGCTGAATTGTTGTCGTGGATAAACAATATAGCTCAGTCACAAAGACTCCTTCTCACAAGTAACCCTGACCTCATCCTAAccacagatgcttcacttttGGGTTGGGGAGCAGTTTTAAATGGGATGGCAACTGGTGGGCACTGGAGTGCTGAGGAACAGGGCTTTCATATAAACTACCTAGAAATGAAAGCCCTATCGCTAGGTTTGAAATCCCTTTGTCCAAATGCCCACGATACCCACATCTGCGTTCAGTCTGATAATACTACTACTGTGACCTACATCAATGCCATGGGTGGTGTAAAATCAGAGACCTGTAATGACATGGCCCTCCAGATTTGGGAGTGGTGCATAGCTCGACAAATTTGGCTAAGTGCTAGACACATTCCTGGATCTCAAAACATCCAAGTTGACACAGTTTCACGAGCATTGGCTATTGTCAAACGAAGTGTTTCAATCCATTCTTAG